A genomic stretch from Canis lupus familiaris isolate Mischka breed German Shepherd chromosome 17, alternate assembly UU_Cfam_GSD_1.0, whole genome shotgun sequence includes:
- the PPM1G gene encoding protein phosphatase 1G isoform X2 → MFSVYDGHGGEEVALYCAKYLPDIIKDQKAYKEGKLQKALEDAFLAIDAKLTTEEVIKELAQIAGRPTEDEDEKEKVADEDDVDNEEAALLHEEATMTIEELLTRYGQNCHKGAPHSKSGTGTGEEPGSQGLNGEAGPEDPSRETSSEENGPTIKAHAGLSSNSERGTEAGQGGEPGTPTGEAGPSCSSASDKLPRVAKSKFFEDSEDESDEAEEEEEDSEECSEEEDGYSSEEAENEEDEDDTEEAEEDEEEEEMMVPGMEGKEEPGSDSGTTAVVALIRGKQLIVANAGDSRCVVSEAGKALDMSYDHKPEDEVELARIKNAGGKVTMDGRVNGGLNLSRAIGDHFYKRNKNLPPEEQMISALPDIKVLTLTDDHEFMVIACDGIWNVMSSQEVIDFIQSKISQRDENGELRLLSSIVEELLDQCLAPDTSGDGTGCDNMTCIIICFKPRNTAELQPESGKRKLEEVLSSEGAEENGNSDIKKKAKRD, encoded by the exons ATGTTTTCTGTCTATGATGGACATGGAG GGGAGGAAGTTGCCTTGTACTGTGCCAAATATCTTCCTGATATCATCAAAGATCAGAAGGCCTACAAAGAAGGCAAGCTACAAAAG GCATTAGAAGATGCCTTCTTGGCTATTGATGCCAAACTGACCACTGAGGAAGTCATTAAGGAGCTGGCACAGATTGCAGGGCGACCCACTGAGGAtgaggatgaaaaagaaaaagtagctgATGAAGATGATG TGGACAATGAGGAGGCTGCACTGCTTCACGAAGAGGCCACCATGACTATTGAAGAGCTGCTGACACGCTACGGGCAGAACTGTCACAAGGGTGCTCCCCACAGCAAATCTGGAACTGGGACAGGGGAGGAACCAGGGTCCCAGGGCCTCAACGGGGAGGCAGGACCTGAGGACCCATCTAGGGAAACTTCTTCAGAGGAAAATGGCCCCACAATCAAGGCTCACGCAGGCCTTTCCTCCAACTCTGAACGTGGGACTGAGGCAGGCCAAGGTGGTGAGCCTGGCACTCCCACTGGTGAGGCTGGGCCTTCCTGCTCTTCAGCGTCTGATAAGCTGCCTCGAGTTGCTAAGTCCAAGTTCTTTGAGGACAGTGAGGATGAGTCAGAtgaggcagaagaggaagaggaagacagtGAG GAATGCAGTGAGGAAGAGGATGGCTACAGCAGTGAAGAGGCAGAGAATGAGGAAGATGAGGATGACACTGAGGAGGCTGAAGaggacgaagaagaagaagagatgatGGTGCCGGGCATGGAAGGCAAGGAGGAG CCTGGCTCTGACAGCGGTACAACAGCGGTGGTGGCTCTGATACGAGGGAAGCAATTGATTGTAGCCAATGCAGGAGACTCTCGTTGTGTGGTATCTGAGGCTGGCAAAGCTTTAGACATGTCCTATGACCACAAACCAGAGGATGAAGTGGAGCTAGCACGCATCAAGAATGCTGGTGGCAAGGTCACCATGGATGGGCGAGTCAACGGGGGCCTCAACCTCTCCAGAGCCATTG GAGACCACTTCTACAAGAGAAATAAGAACTTGCCACCTGAGGAACAGATGATTTCAGCCCTGCCTGACATCAAGGTGCTGACTCTCACTGACGACCACGAATTCATGGTCATTGCCTGTGATGGCATATG GAATGTGATGAGCAGCCAGGAAGTTATAGACTTTATTCAATCAAAGATCAGTCAGCGTGATGAAAATGGGGAGCTTCGGTTATTGTCATCCATTGTGGAAGAG CTGCTGGATCAGTGCCTGGCACCAGACACTTCTGGGGATGGTACAGGGTGTGACAACATGACCTGCATCATCATTTGCTTCAAGCCCCGAAACACAGCAGAGCTTCAGCCAGAGAGTGGCAAGCGGAAACTGGAGGAGGTGCTTTCTTCTGAGGGGGCTGAAGAAAATGGCAACAGTGACATTAAGAAGAAGGCCAAGCGGGACTAA
- the PPM1G gene encoding protein phosphatase 1G isoform X1 yields MGAYLSQPNTVKCSGDGVGASRLPLPYGFSAMQGWRVSMEDAHNCIPELDSETAMFSVYDGHGGEEVALYCAKYLPDIIKDQKAYKEGKLQKALEDAFLAIDAKLTTEEVIKELAQIAGRPTEDEDEKEKVADEDDVDNEEAALLHEEATMTIEELLTRYGQNCHKGAPHSKSGTGTGEEPGSQGLNGEAGPEDPSRETSSEENGPTIKAHAGLSSNSERGTEAGQGGEPGTPTGEAGPSCSSASDKLPRVAKSKFFEDSEDESDEAEEEEEDSEECSEEEDGYSSEEAENEEDEDDTEEAEEDEEEEEMMVPGMEGKEEPGSDSGTTAVVALIRGKQLIVANAGDSRCVVSEAGKALDMSYDHKPEDEVELARIKNAGGKVTMDGRVNGGLNLSRAIGDHFYKRNKNLPPEEQMISALPDIKVLTLTDDHEFMVIACDGIWNVMSSQEVIDFIQSKISQRDENGELRLLSSIVEELLDQCLAPDTSGDGTGCDNMTCIIICFKPRNTAELQPESGKRKLEEVLSSEGAEENGNSDIKKKAKRD; encoded by the exons ATGGGTGCCTACCTCTCCCAGCCCAACACGGTGAAGTGCTCCGGGGACGGGGTCGGCGCCTCTCGCCTGCCGCTGCCCTACGGCTTCTCCGCCATGCAAGGCTGGCGCGTCTCCATGGAG GATGCTCACAACTGTATTCCTGAGCTGGACAGTGAGACAGCCATGTTTTCTGTCTATGATGGACATGGAG GGGAGGAAGTTGCCTTGTACTGTGCCAAATATCTTCCTGATATCATCAAAGATCAGAAGGCCTACAAAGAAGGCAAGCTACAAAAG GCATTAGAAGATGCCTTCTTGGCTATTGATGCCAAACTGACCACTGAGGAAGTCATTAAGGAGCTGGCACAGATTGCAGGGCGACCCACTGAGGAtgaggatgaaaaagaaaaagtagctgATGAAGATGATG TGGACAATGAGGAGGCTGCACTGCTTCACGAAGAGGCCACCATGACTATTGAAGAGCTGCTGACACGCTACGGGCAGAACTGTCACAAGGGTGCTCCCCACAGCAAATCTGGAACTGGGACAGGGGAGGAACCAGGGTCCCAGGGCCTCAACGGGGAGGCAGGACCTGAGGACCCATCTAGGGAAACTTCTTCAGAGGAAAATGGCCCCACAATCAAGGCTCACGCAGGCCTTTCCTCCAACTCTGAACGTGGGACTGAGGCAGGCCAAGGTGGTGAGCCTGGCACTCCCACTGGTGAGGCTGGGCCTTCCTGCTCTTCAGCGTCTGATAAGCTGCCTCGAGTTGCTAAGTCCAAGTTCTTTGAGGACAGTGAGGATGAGTCAGAtgaggcagaagaggaagaggaagacagtGAG GAATGCAGTGAGGAAGAGGATGGCTACAGCAGTGAAGAGGCAGAGAATGAGGAAGATGAGGATGACACTGAGGAGGCTGAAGaggacgaagaagaagaagagatgatGGTGCCGGGCATGGAAGGCAAGGAGGAG CCTGGCTCTGACAGCGGTACAACAGCGGTGGTGGCTCTGATACGAGGGAAGCAATTGATTGTAGCCAATGCAGGAGACTCTCGTTGTGTGGTATCTGAGGCTGGCAAAGCTTTAGACATGTCCTATGACCACAAACCAGAGGATGAAGTGGAGCTAGCACGCATCAAGAATGCTGGTGGCAAGGTCACCATGGATGGGCGAGTCAACGGGGGCCTCAACCTCTCCAGAGCCATTG GAGACCACTTCTACAAGAGAAATAAGAACTTGCCACCTGAGGAACAGATGATTTCAGCCCTGCCTGACATCAAGGTGCTGACTCTCACTGACGACCACGAATTCATGGTCATTGCCTGTGATGGCATATG GAATGTGATGAGCAGCCAGGAAGTTATAGACTTTATTCAATCAAAGATCAGTCAGCGTGATGAAAATGGGGAGCTTCGGTTATTGTCATCCATTGTGGAAGAG CTGCTGGATCAGTGCCTGGCACCAGACACTTCTGGGGATGGTACAGGGTGTGACAACATGACCTGCATCATCATTTGCTTCAAGCCCCGAAACACAGCAGAGCTTCAGCCAGAGAGTGGCAAGCGGAAACTGGAGGAGGTGCTTTCTTCTGAGGGGGCTGAAGAAAATGGCAACAGTGACATTAAGAAGAAGGCCAAGCGGGACTAA